CCAGCCCGAGCGTCCCACCGGCCGGAATCTCGAACGACACGCCTGCCACTGCCTGAATTTCGCCCACCCGCCGCCGCAGCACCGCGGACCTGAGCGGAAAGGATGTGTGCAGGTCCCGCACCGACAACAACATCTCCCGCGCGGAAGGCGAGCCGGGGTGCGAACCAGTGGGGGTGCTGAATTGCGGTTCAGCCGGCATGGAGGGCTCCTTCCGGGTGGTGGCAGGCGGCTTGGTGGGTGGCGGGGCGGGTGGGGAGGTGGGCCAGCTCGGGCTGAGTGGTGGTGCAGAGGGCGTCGGCGTACTGGCAGCGGGGGTTGAAGGAGCAGCCGGTTGGAAGAGCGAGCAGGTCGGGTGGAGCGCCTTGAATGGGAGTGAGGCGGTCGCGCGGACCGTCCAGGGCGGGGACCGACGCCATCAGCCCGGACGTGTACGGATGCGCGCTGTGTTCGTACACCTCACGCAACGGACCGGTCTCGACGACGCGACCGGCGTACATCAGGACCACCCGATCGGCGACGTCGGCGACCACGCCGAGGTCATGCGTGATCAGCACCAGCGACATGCCCTCCTCGGCCTGCAGCCGGGTCAGCAGGTCCATGATCTGCGCCTGGACCGTGACGTCGAGGGCGGTCGTCGGCTCGTCCGCGATCAGCAGTTTCGGCGCCAGCGCGAGCGCCATCGCGATCATCACCCGCTGCCGCATCCCGCCGGAGAACTGGTGCGGATAGTCGTCCAGCCGCTTCGACGCCGCTGGTATACCAACCCGTTTCATCAGCTCCAGCGCCTCCGCCCGGGCCTGCTTCCGGGACGCGCCGCGATGCCGGCGGAACATCTCGCCGATCTGCGTACCGACCCGGAACACCGGGTTCAGCGAGCTCAACGGGTCCTGGAATACCATCGCGATCTCCCGCCCGCGGAGGCTTTTCGCCGTCCCGGCGGCGAGCAGATCGCGCCCGTCGTACGAAACGCTGCCGCCCGTGACCCGGCCGGCCGGCTTCGGCACGATGCCCAGCAACGCCTGCGCGGTCACGCTCTTCCCGCTCCCGGACTCGCCGAGCAGCGCGACCGTCTCCCCGGCCGCGACGTCGAACGAGGCCCCGTCGACCGCGGTCACCACGCCACCGGAGGTCGCGAATTCGACCCGCAACTCCCGCACGCTCAGCAGCGGGTTCAGCACGCCGTCACCCATCACAGGCTCCTCAACCGCGGGTCGTACCGGTCCCGGAGCGCGTCACCGAGCACGCCGAGCGAGATCACCAGGAACGCCAGCGCGATCCCCGGAACGGTCGAGATCCACCACGCGTCGGCGAGGTAGTTGCGGCCGTTCGCGATCGTCACGCCCCAGCTCGGCGTACTCGCCGGGGTGCCGAGGCCGAGAAAGCTCAGCGACGCCTCGGCGAGGATCACGTGCCCGATCTCGACCGTCGCGACCACCAGCACCGGCGCGACACAGGCCGGCAGGACGCACCGGGTGATCAGCCGCCAGGTGCCGGCGCCGAGGGTCCGGGACGCGTCGACGAACTCCCGCCGCCGGGTCGCCAGCGCCTGCCCGCGCGCTACCCGGGCGAAGGTCACCCAGTTCGCGACCGCGAGCACGATCACCACGTTCACCACCGAGGGACCGAGCAGCGCGGCGATGAAGATCGCCAGCAGGATCGAGGGAAACGCCAGCTGGATGTCGGCGAGCCGCATCAGTACGCCGTCCAGCCAGCCGCCGAAGTACCCGGCGGCCAGTCCGATGGTGACGCCAATGGTTCCGGCGAGCAGCAGCGTCGCCAGCCCGACCGCGATCGAGATCCTTGCCCCCTGCAACATCTGGGCGAGCAGGTCCTGACCGACCTGGTCGGTGCCGAAGATCGCGAACGACCCGTCCGACAGCCGGCTGAACGGTGGTTTCAGCCGGTCGGCGGTCCGGGTGTCGACCGGGTTGTAGTGGACCAGCCACGGCCCGATCGCCGCGGCCACCACGTACCCGGCGATCACCGTGAACCCGAACCGGATTCGCGCCGACCCGGCCCGGTTACGCCGGCGCGCGGCCACCGGCGCCGGTACCGAAAGTTCGACAGTCACGTCAGTCACCCGCCAGACGGACCCGCGGGTCCAGGAAGCCGTACAGAAGGTCAACGAGCAGGTTGATGCCGACGAAGATCGTTGCCACCAGCAAGATCGACGCCTGGACCACGCCGTAGTCGCGGCGCCCGATCGAGTCGATCAGCAACCGGCCGACACCGGGCCAGGCGAACACCGTCTCCACGATCACGGTGCCGCCGAGCAGCGCACCGAGCTGCAGCCCGACCACGGTCACGATCGGGATCAGCGCGTTCCGCAACGCGTGCACGAGGATCACGATCCCCTCGCCGAGTCCCTTCGCCCGCGCGGTCTGCACGTACCCCTCGTGCACCACTTCGAGCAGGCCGCTCCGGGTCAGCCGGACCAGGATCGCCAGGAACGGCAGCGCGAGCGTGATCGTTGGCAGCACCAAGTGTGACCAGGTACCGGAACCCGCGCTGGGCAAGACTTTCAGGCCGCGCGCGAACACCAGGATCAGCACGATCCCCAGCCAGAACGACGGCGTCGACTGGCCCATCAGCGAGAACACCGAGATCGTCCGGTCGACCCAGGTGTGCGCCCGCAGCGCCGCGATCACGCCGAGCGGCAGACCGATCAGCAACGACAGCAGCAGCGCGGTCGACGCCAGCTGGATGGTGGCCGGAACCCGTTGCAGGACAAGGCTCATCGAGTCCGCGTTCAGCCGGAACGACTCGCCGAAGTCGAGGTGCACGACGTTCGCCAGGTACGTCGCGTACTGCTGGATCAGCGAGTGATCGAGCCCGAGCTGGGCGCGGAGCGCGGCGACCTGCGCCTGGTCCGCGTCCGGCCCGAGCATGATGTACGCCGGGTCGCCGGGCACCAGCCGCAGTACGACGAAGATGATCGTGACGGCGCCCCACAGCACGAACAGCGAGAAGAACAGCCGCCGGACAACGTACGCCCCCATCAGACGCCGCTCCGCAGTACCGAAACCACGCGCCGGAGCTCGTCGATCGAGCCGGGCTGGATCAGCTCCGCGCCGAGCGCGCCCGCGCAACTGCCGTCCCGCGCCCGCACCGGCACCGCGACCATCCGCGGCAACGACGCGACCGGCCGCGCGTTGTGCGCGAACCCGGACAGCCGAATCCGCTGCAGGGTGTCGAGCAGATCCGGCGTACCGCTGACCTGATCGACCGGAAGAGCAGAAAGGTACGCGCGACCGAGCGCACTGCGATGCAGCGAAACCGCGTGCCCCGGCCGAATTACCGGGGCGCCCGCGCCGTCGGCAACCGCGGTGATCTGGAGGACCGTGCCGGTGCTCTTCGGTAGTGGTTTGGCGAGGACGACCAGGCGGCCGAGGCGGTTGCCGAGGGCGGCGAGGGCGTGCTCGGAGCCGGGCCGGCGGTCGGTCGTCCGGCGCAGCGCGGACAGGCCGTCGCGCGCGGTGTAGCGGTGGTCGCCGACCCGGTCGGCCAGTCCGTGGGCGCAGAAGGTGGCCAGAATCCGGTGCACGGTGCTCTTGTGCAGACCCACCGTGACGGCCAGCTCGGTCACGCCGTACGCGCGGTCCTCGCGGTTCAGCTCAGCCAGGACGGTGAGCGCACGACTCAGCGACTGCATGGATGCCTCCCAGGGGAAAGGGGGAACCACCGTGAACGTTAACGGTAGCGTTAATGCACCGTAGAAGCGTGTTATTTACGTGTCAATAGACCAGCGTTGCTCAGGGCGAAACGACCCATTGACGGGCAATTCCCGTGAACGTTAACTTGACCGCACATCCACTTCCTGGGAGGCACTGCGTGACGACATCCGACGTGCGCGCCGCTCTGCTCGCCGCCGATCCGCGGCTGTCCAAGTTCTCGCCGCTGCCGCGCATCCTGGCGTTCGACGAGTTCGACAGCGGTACGCACGGCTGGACCGAGCTGCTCGGCAACTACAACGGTCGCGGCGACCTGAGCACGGTCGACGACCACATGCGCGACTTCCGGCCGCCGCAACTGTCGGCCTGCAACTTCTTCGACATCGGTACCCACGGCGCGCTCAGCGGCACGTACGCGCTCAAGCTCGCCACCCGCCCGTACAAGGGCCACACCGCGGTGGCGATCCGGCGGCTGACGATGAGCGGCCGCGGACTCGTCCAGCTGGAGACGTACTTCGCCTTCAAGTCCGAGGCAACGCTCGGCGGCGGCGCCGAACTGGACAACTTCGGCGACGTGCAGTGGGACGGCAACACCCATCCGTCCGAGGCGCAGTTCGGCGCGTTCACGGTCGCGACGGATCTCTGCGGCGACGGTGGGCTGCGGTACCACACGGTCGCGCGATACCAGAACACCGATCTGGACAACCACTTCACCCGGCAGTGGATCGCGCCGACCGTACCCGAACCGACGCCGCGGGAGCACTTCGAAGGCAAGGTGAAACTGCCGTACGCGGCCGACTTCACCGCGCCGAACCCGGAGGACTGGCAGGCGTTCGGTGAGCCGCAGGAGCTCTGCTACAACGAGGTCCCGACCAAGGTGAACTGGCACTACCTGCGCTGGCTGATCGACACCGACAAGCGCAAGAACGTCGAGCTGCAGGTCAACGACCGGGTGATGGACATGCGCGACGTGCCGGTCCCGCCGTACGAGGAACGCTACGAGACGCTCGAGAACCTGTTGAACTTCTACTTCTCGGTCCGCACCCACAGCTCCGTACGCAACTTCCTCTTCCTCGACTCCGTCCTCATCTCGGTTGATTGGTAGGCCCATGCGACAGTCCCTGACGGCGGTCCTGGAACGCGACACCACGTTCGGCACCGGCTTCGCCACCGAGCCGTACGAGGTTGCCTGGGCGAGTGAGGCACGCTGGTTCGTGCAGCACGTCGGCGGTACCGGTACGGCCACGTACGTCACCCAGGTCTCCCCCGACGGCATCACCTGGTGTGACCTCGACGAGCTGGAGCACGTCGCCGTACCGGGCAAACTGGTGAGCTGGCCGGCCACCGGGTTCGGCCACTGGCTGCGGCTGCGCGCTAAGGTCGAGGGCTCGGTCCAGGTCCGGATCCACCTGGCCGTGAAGGCATAGAGAAAGTAGGCGGGGGCGATGACTGAGGCACGGCGCGCGACGCTGCGGGACATCGCGTCCGCGCTCGGGCTGTCGGTGAACACCGTGTCCCGCGCGCTCGGCGACAAGGACAGTGTCAGCGCGCGGACCCGGGCCGCCGTGCAGGCCGAGGCGGCCCGGATCGGGTACGTCCCGAACACGCTGGCCCGGTCGCTCGTCCTCGGCTCCGCGATGACGCTCGGGCTGGTCATCACCAACCCGTCCAACCCGTTCTACGCGCAGCTGATCAGCAGCATCGAGCTTCGGGTCCGCGCCCAGGGGTACTCGTTGCTGCTGCTCGTCACCGACGAGAGCGCGGAGAACGAGCAGCGCGCCACCGAGGCATTGCTGCGCTCCGCGGTCGACGGCGCGGTGGTCGTCCCGGTGCAGGCCGAGTGGGACCACTGGCGCCGCGTCCGCGACACCGGTATCCCGCTGGTGTTCGTCAACCGTGACGTACCCGAGCTCGACTGCGACATGGTCGGGGTCGACTACGAACGCGGATCGTACGAGGCGACCAGCCACCTGGTCGCGGGCGGCGCGCGCCGGCTGCTCCTGCTCGAAGAGGACCTGCCGATCACCACCACCGCGGACCGGATCAGCGGCTTCCGGCGCGCGATGACCGACGCCGGGCTGGACGTCTCCGACGACCTGATCCGTACGGTCCCGACGCGGCGGTACGACTCGCTGGCACTGCCCTGGCAGCCGGAGGAGGCGTACCGGTTCGCGCAAACGCTCTTCACCGACGGGCATCCGGACGCGATCGTGACCGGCAACGACTACTTCGCCCTCGGGTTGCTCCGGGTCCTCGCCGAACGCGGCCTGACCGTACCCGACGACGTCGCGATCACCGGCTACGGCGACCACCCGTACGCGGCGTACCTGCAAACGCCCCTCACCACGGTCCGCCTCCCCGCGGCCGAGGTCGGCACCACCGCCGTCGACCTCCTCCTCCAACGCCTGAAGACCACCGTCGAGCGCCCCCGAAAGACCCTGATCCGGCCGGAGCTGGTGGTGCGTGCCTCAACGGGCGGACGCCCAACACTCACCAACCTCCAGGACCAGCCGAGTGCGACGCTCAGCTGAGCGGGGACTCGGCAGCTGGCGAGTGGTTGGTGAGTGGCGCAGGTTCGCCTACTCCTCCAGCCAGGCGCGCACCGACTCGTTGTGCTCCCCGAGGCGGGGTGGGGCCAGGTTGGTTTCGCGGGCGCCGGCGTGGGGGTTGTCGTCGAAGCGCAGCGGTGGGCCGGGGAGCTGGATCGTGCCGAGGGTCGGGTGCTCGACGTCGATCAACAGACCCTGGGAGCGCGTCTGCTCCCACTCGTACACCTGCTGGAAGTCGCGGACCTTCCCGGCCGGAATCCCCTGCTCCGCAAGGCGTTCCAGCCACACGTCAGCCGGGTACGCCGCGAACGCGCTTTCGATCGCCGTGGTCAAGGCGTCGCGATGCGCGACCCGCTGCGAGTTGACGGCGAACCGTTCGTCGTCCGGGTCGAGTCCGACGATCGGGGCGAACAGGCGCCACAGTCCTTCGCTGCCGACCGCCACCTGCACGATGTCGTCCTGAGTGCGATACAGCCCGTACGGCGCGATCTGCGCGTGATGGTTGCCGACCCGCACCGGCAGCTCGTGCGCGACCGTCCACTTCGTCCCGTGGAACGCGTGCACGCCGACGACCGAGGCGAGCAGGCTGGTGCGTACGACGCGGCCCTTGCCCGTGATCGATCGCTCGTGCAGCGCGGCGAGGGCACCGTACGCGCCGTACATGCCGGCCAGCAGGTCCGCGATCGGGGCACCGACCTTCGTCGGTTCGGACTCGCCGGTGATGCTCATCAGACCGCCCTCGCCCTGCGCGATCTGGTCGTACCCGGCTCGGCCGCCGTCGGGACCGTCGTGGCCGAAGCCGGTGATCGAGAGGATCACCAGGCCGGGGTTGAGCTCGTGCAGCCGCTGCACCGAGAAGCCGAGCCGGTCGAGTACACCGGGGCGGAAGTTCTCGATCAGGAGGTCGGCCTTGCGGACCAGCTTGGTCAGGAACTCCTTGCCGTCGGCGGACTTGAGGTCGGCGGTGACGGACTCCTTGTTGCGGTTCGCGGACAGGTAGTAGGTGGACTCGCCGTCGACGAACGGTGGACCCCAGCCACGGCTGTCGTCACCGCCGTTCGGCGTCTCGACCTTGATCACGCGGGCGCCGAGGTCCCCGAACATCATCGCCGCGTGTGGCCCCGCCAGGGCACGGGTCAGGTCCACGACCACGATGTCGGAGAGAAGGTTCTGCACGGGTCGAGCGTAGGCGAGGACGGGCCGGCCGGCCGTGACGCGACTCTCAGCCGGACACCTTGCGGGCGAGGGACGCGAGACGATGGGTCACGTCGCGGGGCCGTTCCTGCATCAGCATGTGGCCGGCGCCGGGGTAGATCCAGAGCCGGGCGGTGGGTAGTTCGGTGGCCAGCTGGTTGGCGTGGCGGGGCGGGAGCAGGCGGTCGCGGGTACCGTGCATGATCTCGACCGGGATCTCGTCCAGAGCCTTGAGGGCGTGACCTCGGTCGTGCTGGAGGATCGCCTCGAAGAACCCGCCGTACGAAGCGCCGGGCACGATCGCGAGATCCTCCAGGAACAACGCGACCTCAGCCGGATCAGCCTTCTTCCCGAACACGACCCGCCGCAACGCCGGCCCCTGCAACCGCGCGGCCGCCCGCCGGGCGGCGCCGGCCCGGCTCCCGATCCCGGCGCTACGACCGGAGCCACTCAGCCGCTCGCGCCGGGTGCCGGCCGCGCCGACGGCGGCGGCTTCAGCCGAGCGGGTGGTTTCGGTCAGGCGGGTGGTTCGGCGGTCGACTCGGGTGCCTACCAGGTTCATCACGCGGGGGGCGATGCGGGCGGCGGCGGGGTCCAGGCGTTTGGGGAGGCCGAGGGCGCCTTCGGCGATGTGGCCGGAGGAGGTGCTGACCAGGGCAGCCGCGCGAATCCGGTCGCCGAACAGCTCCGGCCGCTGATCGGCCAGCGCCATCAACGTCATCCCGCCCATCGAGTGCCCGGCGTACACCACCGGTCCGTCGCCGACGACCTCGTCCATAACCGTGACCAGGTCGTCAGCCAGTTGCTCGATCCGCATCGACCCGGCCGGCGCCGCTGCGGAGCGCCCGTGCCCGCGATGGTCGTACGTGACCACCCGCACCCCGTCCGCCCCGAGGATCTCCGGCAACCGCTCGACCTGGTTGTGCCACGAACGCGTCGAGCAGGTCCACCCGTGCACAAGCAGCACCGTCACCGGCGCATCCGCCCGCCCACTGACCTCAACGTTCAGCCGCACCCCATCAGCCGTCGTAACCCCAGACCGCTCCAGCTGCATGGTCACCTGGTCTCCCGTTCTGCCGGCGCTGTTCGTGTGTCTGTCGCCAGGTGGGCGGCTCGTAGTCGTCCGCCTCGGGCGCCGCGGCCGACCAGCCAGGCGATTCCGGCGACTTCAAGTAGTCCGACCACCGCGAGCAGCGCGTACCCGGCGTTCCACATCCATCGTGGCACGTCAGTACGTTCCTCGCGCCGCAGCACCTCCTGTTCGTTGATGAACGACACCGTCTGCCCATCCGACACCTGGACAGCCGGTTTCGCGATCGCTACGTCCTCCGGCGCGTACACCCAGGTCGCCACCAGATCGCGCTGCCCTTGGTGCAGCCGGATCATCGACTTCCACTTCCCGTACATCGGCAGCGCGTCCTTGGACCGGTAGGTGCCCTCGGCAACCTTCTCCATCGGGTGGTATACCAAACCACCACCCTGCCAAGCCAGCGCCTCGAACCAGCGCGCCCCATCGGCCGCGTCGCTCGGCGTCAGCGCGATCGTCACGTACGCCGTCGGCTGCGCTCCGGTCACGACCGGCTCCAGCGACACGGTCCCGGACACGCCAGGATGCGCCGACCGCGGTACGCAGAAGAACACCGTCGCCGCGACCGCCACCAAACCGATCGCGCCCAACTGATGCGTACGGCGAACCGCCACCGGCCGGATGTGTTTGATCCCGATCGGCCGCGCTTCTCCGGCCACTTCGGCGTACCGCGTCGCGAGCCAGGCACCGACCAGACCGGCACCGATTCCCGCGACGACGCCGTACCCGATCGCCGCCGGCAGCATCGACGACGGCCACGCGATCGGCATCCAGACCTGACTCCACGCGTACTCCGCGACCACGCCGACCGTCCCGATCAGGACCCCGGCGACCACGCCCAGCCGGAACCGATTCTTGTTGCCGAGGGCAAACGCCACCACCTCGACCAGGATCGCCTCGACGATCAGCAACGGGAAGTGCCCGACGAGTTGGCCCAACGGCTCGGCCACCGCCCAGGCGATCGCGCCGCGGATCACCAGGTACACGGCCAGCGCGCCGAACGTCGACCCCGGTCCGCGACGGGCACGCAGGATCGTGAACGCCATCGCGGCGCCGAAGACGATCAGGATCGGCTGCAGGATCAGCGGGAACTGCGGTACGCCGTAGTTGAACTCGGTGCTGAACAGGTCCCACGCGATCAGCAACGCCCCGACCGAAACGACCTCCTGCAACAGCCGGCGCTTGTTCGGCCAGACAGGACCTAACTGTTCGACCTCGGCGATTGCCAGCAGCCGGGCGAAGATCGAGAAGACCACGCCGCCGATCATCAGCAGGTGGGTCGGTCCCCAGAGCGTGACGTCCTCGCCGAACAACCGGTGCCAGACGTCGTCGAGCGGGAACCCGACCAGCGCGAACGTGCCGCAGACCGTCACCAGCGCGGCGCTGCACGGGATGCGCCAGCCTTTGGTGAGCCGGATCGTCCGGGCCGGGAGCGGCTTGCCGGCGAGTGCGATCGGCAGGACGCCGGACACGATCACGCCCAGGATGCCGAAGAAGATCGGGTAGTGCGCCGGCGTCCCGAACGGACCGGTGTCGCGGCCGCGGGCGATGTGTACGGCGATGTCCCACCAGACGCCGAACGCGCAAGCGAGCAGCGAAACCGCGTGCAGGTACGGAGTGAGCGCGGCCCATCGGGGGACTCCGTCCAGTCTCCCGATGGTGTCCGCGAACCTGCCTACCAGGGTGACGTGCCCGGTGCGTTCCCGCCACAACAGCACGGCTAGTGCGAGGTACAGCAGCGAGACCACGCCGGTGACGATCGCGATCTGGCCGAAGCTCGCCGTACCGGTGGTCGCCAGCGGGATCGCCATCGAGCCTCCTTGAATGCGCCATACATGATGTTACATGCATTATGTAACGAGGAGTCTGGAAGACTGTCAAGGGTGGAACACAAGCCGGACGAGGAGCTCACCGTCGACCAGCTCGCCGCCAAGGTGGGCATGACGGTCCGGAACGTACGGGCGTACGCCGGTCGCGGGCTGATCCCGCCGCCCCGGCTGGTCGGCCGCACCGGGTACTACGGGCAGGATCACGTGGCCCGGCTGACGCTGGTCCGCGAGCTGCTGGAGAAGGGCTACACGCTGGCCGCGGTCGAGCGGATGCTGGGCGAACTGCCCGACGGCGCGCTCGCGCTGGGCGTGTTCGAGACACTGGTGAACCCCTGGACGCCGGCCGAGCCTGAGGTACTGGACGAACGCCAGCTGGCCGAGCGGGCCGGCGTACCGCACGACCCGGCGGTGATCGCGCGGCTGGTCGAGCTGGGAATCGCCGAGCGGATCGACGCCGACCGGCTGCGGATCCCGAACCCGGACCTGCTCCGGACCGGCCTCGAGGTGATCAAGCTCGGCGTACCGCTGGACGCGATCCTGGAGATGCTCCCCCGGCTGTTCACGCAGGCGGACGCGGTCGCGAAGACGTACGTCGAACTGTTCCGCTCGACGGTCTGGCGCGACTTCACCAAGGCCGGGATGCCGGCCGACGGCTGGCCGGAGATCCAGCGCACGCTGGAGGGCATCATCCCGCTGGCCGGCCAGGCGCTGGTGGCCGCGTTCCGGGAGGCGATGGCGCGCGAGATCGAGCTGGTCGCGTACGAAGAGCTGGGCGTCGCGCCGGACGGGCTGCCCTCGACCGGCTAGGCACCGCCACTCGGGGTGGGTCAGGGGTTTCTGGGGTGGGAACTAGGTAATCCTCCGCATGCGTGAACCGGCCGGGATGCGTCAGCGTGTACTTGTCAGAACGGGCCACGAAGCAGGAGGACGACGATGCGACAGATCAGGATCCGTCGGCGGCCCCGCACCGCCACCCGCCGGCTGCAGACCGAAACCCTTGACCTTCGGACACCGTCCGGTCGACGGCTGCCGTTCTGAGCTTCAGCCAACAGGCTCACGGGGACGGGGTACGGGGCGAGGCCCGGCGGACCGCAGGGGTGTCTGCCGGGCCTCGAGCTTTGTCCGGATCGGGGCGCGTGACCCGGTCCGGCAGATCGCCGAGGTCGGCGTACTCGTCCTCGTCGTCGGGCAGGTTCGCCTCGTTCCGCCGCGCGATCCGGAGGAACGCGACGATCAGCGCGATCGGCCCCAGCACCATCGCGGCCTCCGGCACCCCACCCAGATGCAGCCCGATCACGACCCGGCCCCGATCACTGCCCTGCTCATGACGCTGCTCATGACGCTCATCACGACGCCGTCACCAGCGCGATCCCGCCGGCCGTGAACGCGATCATCGCGGCCAGCATCGGGTACTGCGCCCGCCGCAACCGCCGGCGCCGGAACAGCCCGGCAGCGCGATCGTGCGCGGACACGACCCCAAGTACGTGTCCGAGCACGATCGCGCCGATCTGGACCCCCGCGATCACCCCCGTGGTCAGGAACGCGTAGTCGATCCGCGCCCCGCTCGTCCCGAACAGATCCCAGCCACGCCCGAACGGATCGGTCGCGAGCAGCCACCCCGCCTGCCCCTGGAACATCGCGAACGAGAAGTAGTGCGCGACGGCGTACCCGATCGCGATCGGCACCAGCGAGTGCGCGAACGCCTTCGGCAACCCCACCGCGCCGGCCAGGAACAGGCCGGTGACAATCGCCACCGCCACGACCAGGCCGAGCGTGTACACGAGCAGGTGCTGCGCTTTGCCGAATTCGCCGGTCCGCTGCGTCCACACCGACCATCGGGAGATCCCGTCGAACGCGGTCGACCCGAGCAGCAGGCACAACAACCCGACGATCCCGGTCCGCCGCGGCATCGTGGCCAGCCCCGCGAGCGGATTGCGTACGCCGATCACACCATCACTTCCGCGACCGAGCGGCGACAGTCGCGCCAGCACCTCGGCGTACACCTCGAAGCTGTCACCGATGCCGAACCAGGCCGGCCCGAAAACGATGCCCGCGGCAACATTTATGATCGCGTACGCGGTGCCGGCGAGAGCGACGATGCGCGGATCGGAGCCCTCCGGGTACACCAGCTCCAGCCAGAGGAATGCCGCGAGACCGGCCACCGCCGGCCAGTACGCGATGCCGTCGGGCAGTCGCCGGTACGACGCACGCGGGATCAGCGCGGCGAGCGTACGCAACGGGTTGGCAATGCGCCAGATCGGCCCGCAGAGCAGTGAGAGCGGGATGATGCCGACCCAGATCCATACGTACAGCCAGGTCGGCGCCGGGTTTCTGGACGGATCGGGATCACCGAACCAGGCGGCGCCGAGCAGTACGCCGAGCGCCAGCACGCCCGCGACCTTCAGCGTGACGCGGGTCGCGGGGTGATCGACGACCTTCGTCAGCGCGCGCACCGGGCGGCCGGAGACGAGCTCGAACCTCGGCCGGGACCAGAACGCGCCGAGCGCGAAGAACGAGACCGCGACCGCGGCGCCGGCCGAGTACACGGCCAGCCAGGTCGGCACCGGCAGATCCCCGCGGCCGCCGATCCCGTGCAATGCCACCAGCTGGGGCAGCAGTTGGGGCAGCACGGGTCCTCCGATCAGCCGGGGCTATCCGACCGATCGAATGTAACACGCTCAATGTCACATAGCGACAGTCTCGTACTGACCCGGGTCGAACCGCCTGGTCAGCTGCCGGAACCGGAACGTGAACGACGGCCAGAGCGTGGTGTTGCGGCCCTGCGCGTCCAGGTACCAGCTCGTGCAGCCGCCGCGGGTCCAGATCGTGTTCCGCA
The genomic region above belongs to Kribbella solani and contains:
- a CDS encoding alpha/beta fold hydrolase, translating into MQLERSGVTTADGVRLNVEVSGRADAPVTVLLVHGWTCSTRSWHNQVERLPEILGADGVRVVTYDHRGHGRSAAAPAGSMRIEQLADDLVTVMDEVVGDGPVVYAGHSMGGMTLMALADQRPELFGDRIRAAALVSTSSGHIAEGALGLPKRLDPAAARIAPRVMNLVGTRVDRRTTRLTETTRSAEAAAVGAAGTRRERLSGSGRSAGIGSRAGAARRAAARLQGPALRRVVFGKKADPAEVALFLEDLAIVPGASYGGFFEAILQHDRGHALKALDEIPVEIMHGTRDRLLPPRHANQLATELPTARLWIYPGAGHMLMQERPRDVTHRLASLARKVSG
- a CDS encoding MerR family transcriptional regulator, producing MEHKPDEELTVDQLAAKVGMTVRNVRAYAGRGLIPPPRLVGRTGYYGQDHVARLTLVRELLEKGYTLAAVERMLGELPDGALALGVFETLVNPWTPAEPEVLDERQLAERAGVPHDPAVIARLVELGIAERIDADRLRIPNPDLLRTGLEVIKLGVPLDAILEMLPRLFTQADAVAKTYVELFRSTVWRDFTKAGMPADGWPEIQRTLEGIIPLAGQALVAAFREAMAREIELVAYEELGVAPDGLPSTG